GGTGATGCGCAGCCCTTCGTCCCTCCATCCGGCCATGGCGGCCGAGTATAGCCAGACTAGGCAGCGCGGACCACGATCCGGTCGCCGTCGCGGACGCTCGCGAACACCTTGGGATCACCGAGGACGCGGCCGACGGGGTTCACGGCGCTGGCGGGACGGATCTCGCCGGGATGGCGGGAAGCCGGGGTGGGTCCGAAGAAGATGCACAGGGCGTTCCCAGGGGGCCAGTACCCGATGTCCCCTGCCTCCACCGTCTCCACCTGAGCTTCCGGTCCGGCCCGGACTGGGATTGCGAAGTACACCTCGTCCCCCCATCGTCGGGCCTCAGCCTCGATGGGCAAGGCTTGGACGATGGCCCGCACCGTGGCCGGCGCGAGGTCCGAGGACAGCTGCGCCGAGACCCTCCCGATCGCTTCGCTCTCGATCACGATCTCCATGGCTCGAGCTCGCCTGCGGCCAGGGCGGCCAGGTTCGCCGCGATCCAGGTGGGGCAGATCCCCTGGCGGGCGATGTCCTCCCGGGCGGACACACCGGACAGCACCAGGGCGGTGTCCATCCCCAGGTGCTGGGCGCCGAGGATGTCCGTCTCCAGCCGATCACCGATCATGAGCGCCCGCTCGACCGGGGCCCCGACCAACTCCAACGCGACGCGGTAGGGGGTCGCGGAGGGCTTGCCCAACACCTCTTCCGGCTCGAACCCCATGCCCACCAGCGCCCCCACCACCGCCCCGGCCCCGGGGACGAGCCCGTGCTCGGTGGGGTAGGTGGCGTCGCGGTTGGTGGCGAGGAACCGGGCTCCCGCAAGCAGGCCCTGGAGGGCCTGGTTGAGCTTATCGTAGGTCAAGGTGCGGTCCATCCCGACCACGATCCACTGCGCTTGTTCCGGTGGGACCGGGGTGTGGCCGGCGAGGGCCATCTCCTCGACCAGTCCCTGTTCACCCAGGCACCAGAACCGCACCGGGCCGTACTTCTCTCGCAGGTGGTGGGCGGCCACGTAGGCGCTGGGCACGACCTCGTCCGCGGTCACGGGAAAGCCTACGTCCCTGAGCCGTGCCGCCATCTCCTTCCGGGAGCGCGTGGCGTTGTTGGTCAGGAGGACGACCCGGCCCCGCTCCCGGAGGCGGGCCAGGGCTTCCGCCGCTCCGGGGATAGGCTCGCGGCCGTGGACCAGGACGCCGTCCACGTCCAGCAGAAACGCGGAATAGCGGTCCAAGGGGGACCGATGCGTGCCCGGTCTCGGTGTCATGGGCTCAATGATACCGGGTTCCACAGTAGGTTCGCCTGTGGTTGACACGGCGCACGTTTTGGGCATAGAATTGAACGTTACCGGAGGGATGGTCGAGAGGCCGAAGACAACGGCTTGCTAAGCCGTAGCCAGGCTGTTGAGGCTTGGCCGTGGGTTCGAATCCCACTCCCTCCGCCAACAAGGGGGTTCGAGGTTCGCAAGTTCTCAGTTCCTGGGATTGTACTTCGAACTTCCAAACCGTAAACTCGCAACCGTAGTGATGCGCCCGTAGCTCAGGGGACAGAGCGCTGGCCTCCGGAGCCAGAGGTCGCAGGTTCAAATCCTGCCGGGCGTACCAGACGACTCCAGATTGAGAACGCCGAGCCCGGCATGTGGTGCGGTGGGCCGAGGCAACGCGTACTCGATGGCGATCTCTTTATTGCCAACCGTTACCTGACGCACGAACGATTGCAGGATCTCCCGTTGGGTCGATGTGGGCTCCGAGGCGAGGTTCTCCCTCAAAAAGGCCACCCGGCGCAGCACGTCAGCCTTGTCCACTCGACACTCCGTTGCGTGCGCGATCTGCACCTCTAGATCCCGCAGACGCTCCTCCAGGACCGCCAGTGTCGCCTGCCGCTCCTGGATCCGTCGCCAGATCGTGGGGGTCGAGCTTGACCGCCCTTCCAGGGCATCGACGAGCCGTTCCAGGCGCCCCTGCACCTCGAGGATCTGCCCCTGAAGGCTCGCCCGCTCGTCCTCGAGGCGCGGCAGCTCCGCATCGAGTTCGCGTTGCGTAGCCTCGATCAAGCTCGCTACGTTCTCCTCGGCCAGCAGGACGTCCCGGATGCGCTCCAACAGCAACTGTTCGAGCCAGTCCTTAGGGACCATCCGCGCGGGGCAGGCCGATCGGCCTGAACGCCAGAAGGTGCCGCAAACGTAGTACCAGTACCGGCGTTGCGGGGTGAGTCCGTGCGCGCCGCTCCCGGCAGGTTTGGGCCGCAGCGAACGTCGCCTCATCAACGACCGGTTCGCACCAGTTCTCAATCACGACCTCACGGTCCTCGGGAGCAAGGTACCGGGCGTTCGGGCTCGAGAACTTGATGTGCAGCGTCCCAACGTAGATCGGGTTGGACAAGACCGAAAGCACACGGTTGACCGACCACGCCCCTCCTGCTCGCGTGCGGAGCCCCTCCCCGTTGAGCCGGTCTGCGATCTCCTTTGCGCCATGTCCCTCGTGTACGTACTCGCGGAAGATGCGCTTCACGAGAGCGGTTTCGTCGTCTTTCGGGACAAGTGTGAACCGCCGGGCGCGCCCCTCTGCCTTCTCGACCCGGGAGAAGCCGTAGGGTGCGGTATTGAGCGGATACGATCCCCTTCGCGCTGCCTGGCGCATACCCCGCATCACGTCCCGGGCAAGAACCTTCGGAAAATATGAGTTGAACGCATGAAGGAGGCCTTCCGTGAGGGCCGCCTCGGGGCCCGTTGCGAGGGGTTCAGAGATCGATACGACCGCCACGCCCTTCTTCGCCAGGCGGTCTCTGTACAGGAGCGCGTCCAAGTTGTCACGGCTGAAGCGCGAATAGCTCCACACGAGGATCGCGTTGAGTTCGTCGCTGTGGCTTAGGGCGAAGTCGACCATCTGCTGAAACCCGGGGCGCTGGTCGGTCGTCCCGCTCCAGCCATCGTCCACAAACTCGCCAACGATGGTGTGTCCCCGCTCAACGCAGTGTTTGCGTAGGGCCTCGGGCAGCGGGGTGCGCCCGTCAAGCGGAACCACCGGGACGACTAACGGACGGGCGGGTGTATCCTCCCCGGGGAACAGAGGGGGATGACGTGAGATCGCAGAACGGGAGGTACGGTCCGGCGTTCAAGTCCAAGGAGGCGCTGCGCGCCGAGGGCCGGGGGGGCAGAAGCCGAGGTGGCGAGGGCGTACGGGATCCACCCGGTGACCCTGTCCACCTGGAAGCGGCGGTTCCTGAGAGCGGGGGCCGGAGGTGTTCGGGGGCAAGGAGGAGGTCAGGGCGTACGAGAAGAGGATCGCGGACCTGGAGCGGGTGGTGGGCGAGAAGTGGAGATCGCGCTCCTGACAAATCTCTTGAAGGGGCGCTGACGGTGAACGACCACCCGGCGTACGGGCACCGGCGGATCGGGGCTGAACTCCGTGCCCGCGGGCTTCCGGTGAACCACAAGCGGCTGCGGAGGGGGCTCAACCTGTGGGACCTGGCGTTACCCCGGAACGTGGCCGAGCGGGGTGCGGAGGATCCTGAGGGAGGCACGGGGCAAGCTCGACCTCGTGCAGGGAAGAGCGATGGGGCCGCTCCAAGCCCTCTCGGCGGACTTCACGGAGCTCCGGTACACCGGAGGGACGAGGAAGGCGCACCTGATGGCGCTGGTGGACGTGGGGAGCGCGTGGGCGCCGGGGTGGGCGGTGGGCTCGAGCGCGGACCGGGCCCTCGCCCTGCGATGCTGGGAGCGGGTGAAGGAGGCGTTGGCGCACGTGGGCCACGGGACAGAGGGGCTGATCGTGCACCACGACGAGGACGCGGTGTACACGAGCTACGACTGGCTGCAGGCGCCCCTGATCCGGGACCGGGCGCGGGTGTCCTACGCCGAACGGGGTGCCAAGGACAACCCGTGGATCGAGTCGCTGTGGGNNNNNNNNNNAGCAGATGCGGTACTACAACATGAAGCGGAGGGACTCCGGGGTGGGGTACGTGCCGCCTGTGGAGTGCCTTCGAGCACGGGGGATCCACCCGCCGGTCTTAGTCGAAACCGGCCCTCCAAGTGGTTCCGTTTCCGGGGCGCAGGTCCGACACCACCTGACCGATGAAATTAAGCAATGTGTTCTTAGCCAATAGCCGGCCGCTGAGCTCTAAGTGTGCCACTCTCTATCCCTCCAATAAATCTTTCGGTGTCTTGCGGCCTCTTGCAGTCCGCTCGAAGTCGTCGTCGAAGCTGATGATCGTAAGTCCATAGCGCTCTGCAACCACATATTGATAGGCATCGTCAAAATCAAGGCCGAACCGCTGTGCGATCTGAGCTAACTCCCTCGCATCCTTAGCGGATAGCCTCAGCAGACGGACTCCACCAGTTATGATGAGGTCCTCCACAAATCGTACAAAGACGTCAAAGAGCTTACAGCGAAACAGGACAATGCCCACAGAGTAAAGTGAGAACTCCGAGATGTGGAGCCTCTCCCTGGGAATGGATCGCAAGAGCCTCTCAACCTCATCCGCCCTATCCTGATCAAGGAGGAGTTCCAGAAAGATGTTGCTGTCAAGCAAATACATCAGTCTCCCCACCACTCAAGAATCTTGTGTTGGAGCTCAACAGAGGTGTATTTACCCCGCAAATCGCGCAGCGCTCCCCTCCAGTCGAGCTTTAGCTCGCCCTTCTTTTCCGCTTTAAACCCAGCGACTCGCCTCTCCAGGAGGAACTCCACGAAGTCCCGCACCTGCTGCTGGAGTTCGGGCGGCAGTTGATCGACCAGCTCCTTCAGCGTCTGCATGGTTCACCTCCCCCTTGCACTACGCGGGATGTTCTCACTACCCAAATCGGGCCTTCCGCCTTATTTCTTACCCAGGCTTTTGATCTCTTCCACCACATCGTGAACGGTCAGCCCCTTGAGCCACTCTTCCCGATCCCGGGTATAGTCGCCGCTCCCCGTTTCGAACTGCTGGAGGAACCGCACCATCCCGATAGGCCCCAAGGCCTTGGCCAGTGCCTCAATACCCTGCTCCCTAATCTGAGCTGGGGTTGCCTTTGGAATAGCCGTCTTCCGTCACCTCCATAAGCCATAGGATAGGGTTCTCAACTCTTACATGCAAGCTGCTCTGAAGTTCTTTAGCTTTAGCCAGCATTCGGTCATCGGTGGTGAGCAACACATCAGCACCCCTGCTTCGGCACAGGCGATATGTAAAGCGTCGAGGGCTTTGAAACCAAGCCGTTCGAGCTCCTCGGCTCGAACCTGCACCGATTCGGTCACGCTCTGCTTCACTTGGGCCATGAACGCCAGGGACCGAAAAAGCGGGGGAGCAGAGGAGACGGGGGGCATGGGAGCGTACCTTCTTCGGACTGGTCATCAAAGGGCCTGTTCAAGCAACATACGTCAAGATAGATGAGCATCCTCCCCTAGGCTGAACAGCACGCAAAGAACAGCCCTCTCCGCCGCGTGACCATCGCCGTAGGGCCACCCTAATTCCACCCCAGGCCGAGCCTCTAAGGCCGCCTGAACAATCCGCCCCGGGTCGGAGCCCACGAGGGTGTTCCACCCTGCCTCCACCGTCTCCACCCATTCCGTCTCCTCCCGCAGGGTCACACAAGGCACCCGAAAGAAAAAGGCCTCCTTCTGGACCCCGCCCGAGTCGGTGAGGATCACCCGGGCGTTCTTCTCCAAAATCAGCATGTCCAGGTAGGAAACCGGATCAAGCACTTGTACATCCATTGGGCGAAGACCTATCGCATCCAATTGCTTCCGCGTGCGAGGGTGAACGGGAAGGATCACAGGAAGGACCTCCCGCGCTATTTGCTCCAGGCCCTCAAAAATGGCCCGCAGCCGTTCCGGCTGGTCGGTGTTCTCCGACCGGTGGACGGTGGCCAGGGCATAGCCCTTGG
The DNA window shown above is from Candidatus Acetothermia bacterium and carries:
- a CDS encoding cyclophilin-like fold protein — protein: MEIVIESEAIGRVSAQLSSDLAPATVRAIVQALPIEAEARRWGDEVYFAIPVRAGPEAQVETVEAGDIGYWPPGNALCIFFGPTPASRHPGEIRPASAVNPVGRVLGDPKVFASVRDGDRIVVRAA
- a CDS encoding HAD-IIA family hydrolase; this encodes MTPRPGTHRSPLDRYSAFLLDVDGVLVHGREPIPGAAEALARLRERGRVVLLTNNATRSRKEMAARLRDVGFPVTADEVVPSAYVAAHHLREKYGPVRFWCLGEQGLVEEMALAGHTPVPPEQAQWIVVGMDRTLTYDKLNQALQGLLAGARFLATNRDATYPTEHGLVPGAGAVVGALVGMGFEPEEVLGKPSATPYRVALELVGAPVERALMIGDRLETDILGAQHLGMDTALVLSGVSAREDIARQGICPTWIAANLAALAAGELEPWRS
- a CDS encoding recombinase family protein; translated protein: MVPLDGRTPLPEALRKHCVERGHTIVGEFVDDGWSGTTDQRPGFQQMVDFALSHSDELNAILVWSYSRFSRDNLDALLYRDRLAKKGVAVVSISEPLATGPEAALTEGLLHAFNSYFPKVLARDVMRGMRQAARRGSYPLNTAPYGFSRVEKAEGRARRFTLVPKDDETALVKRIFREYVHEGHGAKEIADRLNGEGLRTRAGGAWSVNRVLSVLSNPIYVGTLHIKFSSPNARYLAPEDREVVIENWCEPVVDEATFAAAQTCRERRARTHPATPVLVLRLRHLLAFRPIGLPRADGP
- a CDS encoding transposase family protein, with protein sequence MRRILREARGKLDLVQGRAMGPLQALSADFTELRYTGGTRKAHLMALVDVGSAWAPGWAVGSSADRALALRCWERVKEALAHVGHGTEGLIVHHDEDAVYTSYDWLQAPLIRDRARVSYAERGAKDNPWIESLW
- a CDS encoding PIN domain-containing protein, yielding MYLLDSNIFLELLLDQDRADEVERLLRSIPRERLHISEFSLYSVGIVLFRCKLFDVFVRFVEDLIITGGVRLLRLSAKDARELAQIAQRFGLDFDDAYQYVVAERYGLTIISFDDDFERTARGRKTPKDLLEG
- a CDS encoding DUF2281 domain-containing protein → MQTLKELVDQLPPELQQQVRDFVEFLLERRVAGFKAEKKGELKLDWRGALRDLRGKYTSVELQHKILEWWGD